A window of the Arachis duranensis cultivar V14167 chromosome 5, aradu.V14167.gnm2.J7QH, whole genome shotgun sequence genome harbors these coding sequences:
- the LOC107489413 gene encoding putative SNAP25 homologous protein SNAP30 yields MFGFRKAAPAPNPAPSGSDPEPEKKTNLTTDRRTSSEPVIAPKSKGSYFDDEDDDDDYWGRKPTTTASSRTSAAAKNKYKNDFRDSGGLENQSVQELEGYAVYKAEETTQSVNNLVKIAEDIKGDATRTLDMLHQQGEQITRTHNMVVETERDLSRGEKLLNNLGGMFSKPWRPKKTREITGPKISLDNTNKKGEANKEEREKLGLGPGQKGRSGSNTPHPEPTNAYQQIENEKAKQDEGLSDLSNILDDLKGMAVDMGSELDRQNKALDHLSDDVDELNSRVKGANQRARKLLAK; encoded by the exons ATGTTTGGATTTAGAAAAGCAGCGCCAGCCCCAAATCCTGCTCCTTCTGGTTCAGATCCTGAACCGGAAAAGAAGACAAACCTTACTACAGACAGAAGAACTTCTTCAGAACCTGTCATTGCACCAAAATCCAAAGGAAGCTATTTTGACGATGAGGATGACGACGACGATTATTGGGGGCGAAAGCCTACCACGACGGCATCGTCGCGCACCTCGGCTGCTGCGAAAAACAAGTATAAAAATGATTTTCGCGATTCCGGAGGTCTAGAGAATCAAAGTGTTCAGGAATTGGAGGGCTATGCAGTGTACAAAGCTGAAGAGACCACACAAAGTGTTAACAATTTGGTGAAGATTGCTGAGGACATAAAGGGTGATGCCACAAGGACCCTTGATATGTTGCACCAACAGGGTGAGCAAATAACGAGAACTCACAATATGGTTGTTGAAACTGAAAGGGACTTGAGTCGG GGTGAAAAACTCCTAAACAATCTTGGTGGCATGTTCTCTAAACCTTGGAGGCCAAAGAAGACAAGGGAGATTACAGGCCCTAAAATCTCACTAG ACAATACAAATAAAAAGGGCGAAGCGAAtaaggaagagagggagaagttGGGGCTAGGTCCTGGGCAAAAGGGACGTTCTGGCTCTAACACACCCCATCCTGAACCAACCAATGCCTACCAACAAATAGAA AATGAAAAAGCAAAACAAGACGAAGGACTATCAGATCTCAGTAATATCTTAGACGATTTGAAGGGCATGGCTGTTGATATGGGAAGTGAACTTGACAG GCAAAATAAAGCTCTTGATCATCTAAGTGATGATGTGGATGAGTTGAACTCTCGAGTTAAAGGTGCAAACCAACGTGCACGCAAGTTATTAGCAAAGTGA